The following are from one region of the Anaeropeptidivorans aminofermentans genome:
- a CDS encoding S-layer homology domain-containing protein: protein MNKRLLSMFLALCMIVSMLPVSAMAEEIHTPIGTSGEITNFAPLAETEKTVLLGTSSENLELPETLTATVRTAVPIEEDYVQDSGSPETATPTTAAEPEWEETTVNIPVTWDSPDYDMDAKGVYVFTPVIEGYTVSAPLPELTVTVDETLPIAAARGMASPLPATTYNIWVGGVQVTDANKDDVLDAANYEGATITYDPDTNTLTLDNATINAAHNGTWIDSATTAYYGIYAETALKIEMVGSNTVIGKSQSGSASIGIYTGGTLNLSGSGSLYVSGGTGKFSIGIYSTGSIAIEGGRVTAAGVAATQTSMAIASNGDITISNEGVEASADTSAPNSYGMIATNGFAINNGEVTASGKTGLHTNAAEGPVTVSDGRLTANGSLVGIAGALTVTGGTVTVKSDTKALDGSLTTSGYTGCTVTAGANKNGDGGGTYNASSLASYKYIKVEPAATPPVILIADRTALQSAIDGATGDLNLKLSDSYSGTGMVKIPDSWNYNITIDLNGKTLDGNYDNAILHGGGGVLSITDGKGGGIVTSKTTIGTIRANDGSKVNISGGTVSTTGVNGYAIFSANAILNISGGTVSATGSNGYAIYSANTYAQLNILGGTISAVNGTAIYFTNTTISTGGTVVIQGGTKAMVFKPLLSKDLQSAASTNYDGSSSVDYNSEDIATYKYLKFGLDITPPALSAGSVNRTSDTEATIGFTTDKAGTAYYLVVNSGASAPTSVAVKAGTSLGFVSGTVMGKSVTLTAGAKDIYVVVEDSADNISTPLKIEAAYVAPDTTAPTVTSVSAPPEGDYSNGNNLHFMVSFDENVNVSTAGGTPYIQLTIGGVTKQAVYFSGTGTQNLVFRYTVSAGDSGAVSINSLVLGGGSLQDETGNNANLTLNDVKSTAGIRVNPPVAPTITSQPSPQTVNEGQSATFSVTATGTGLTYQWQVNTGYGFINISNGGVYSGAATTTLTITGVTAGMNGYQYRAVVSGTVLPAATSNSATLTVTDTRTELTSVFISDTTPTFGDILSATINPSTATVTYSWKADGSQVGTSATYEVKAADIGKTITLTVTGTGAYKGTVTSSVTSAVAARDYSVTVDSTKSVVQGSGLSALPTANAGAVNGTLTWYSDSGFTKAVTDQNVRALVVDSVVTVYWSFTPTTAGYVTTPKTGECVVTIVSGAAQTLSFAESTVTKTVGDPIFTNALTHSVGTGMVIYSSSNTSVATVHPTTGEVAIVGAGTTTITANAAMVPGVYAPGSASFTLTVNNAPIKTVSVGSQSGTATAGTAGSLAYAVTTANISGGTYAVSVANLPTGVTVGNSGNVTISGNSGTLTLTVADTAAAGTTGTLVLTLDGATSAAFSIVIGETTPNLSATDVTLDAVTVGYMSSNYKSVVITNSGDSQATISNVTTDRPSVFSIHSGQSFVAANGSINSWQIRAATGLSVGIHTATITVTYDSGRTATATVSITVNAVGNYTVTFNPNGGTVSETSRSVAPGTAVGALPTPTRSGSYSFDGWYTAASGGTQISASTTVSANVIYYAHWTYTGGGGSGSGGGSSSNDNSSPVTVTPPAPDKPNSPTQGEIKVSGTVDSKGNVTVNISDKTVIDAFEKALADAKKNGNEQNGITVILRVDTGSKTGSHVTVNLPKTVQDTIIKKKIVNTIVVVDNPDIRIGMDLATVQEINKQAKSDVNITATRGDSSKLTGDAKKAIGSRPVFDLKVNYGNGKVVSSFGAGSVSVTIPYTLGANEKAGNVQAVYVDSKGKVHWLTNSVYDSVAQVLRFSTDHFSTYGIGYKQANTAFTDIAAHWAKEDIEFVVSRGLFSGTSNTTFSPNTAMTRGMFVTALGRLANTDVSGYAKSSFTDVKNDAYYMGYIEWASKNNIVNGVGNGRFAPDQSITREQMAVIMSNYAKTIGYTLPKVHIENIFTDNAKISTYAKEAVKQMQMAGVISGKNGNLFDPQGTATRAEVSAVLRRFVELAISSDTAQGWSMNDSGKWMYFKDGKPLTGKQDIDGATYTFDQYGVTADVPKNLRYTTYTVQKGDSFWSISRKLGCPMSELERLNNKSRFFLILPGDVLRVPEK from the coding sequence ATGAACAAACGACTATTAAGTATGTTTCTTGCGCTGTGCATGATAGTGTCCATGCTGCCGGTTTCGGCAATGGCGGAAGAAATACATACACCAATTGGTACAAGCGGAGAAATCACCAACTTTGCACCGCTTGCAGAAACAGAAAAAACAGTATTACTGGGCACATCCAGCGAGAATTTGGAATTGCCCGAAACGCTGACCGCCACAGTGCGGACAGCCGTGCCTATCGAGGAGGATTACGTGCAGGACTCCGGCAGCCCGGAAACGGCGACCCCCACAACGGCTGCCGAGCCTGAATGGGAAGAAACCACTGTGAATATTCCGGTGACATGGGATTCGCCCGACTATGACATGGACGCCAAGGGCGTTTATGTCTTTACGCCGGTGATAGAGGGTTACACGGTCTCTGCCCCGCTACCGGAGCTTACCGTGACGGTGGACGAAACGCTGCCAATTGCGGCGGCGCGGGGGATGGCAAGCCCCCTGCCTGCCACAACCTACAATATATGGGTGGGCGGCGTGCAGGTGACCGACGCCAACAAGGACGATGTGCTAGACGCAGCGAATTATGAGGGCGCAACCATCACCTATGACCCTGACACAAACACACTTACTCTTGACAATGCGACCATCAACGCAGCGCATAATGGGACATGGATTGACAGCGCTACAACCGCCTATTACGGCATTTATGCCGAAACTGCTCTGAAGATTGAGATGGTGGGAAGCAACACCGTCATAGGCAAAAGCCAGAGCGGCAGCGCCAGCATCGGTATCTATACCGGTGGCACGCTGAACCTTTCCGGCAGCGGCAGTCTGTATGTCAGCGGCGGCACAGGAAAATTTAGCATCGGCATATACAGTACAGGAAGTATCGCAATTGAAGGCGGAAGGGTTACGGCTGCCGGCGTAGCAGCAACCCAGACCTCCATGGCCATAGCCTCCAATGGCGATATAACGATTTCCAATGAAGGAGTAGAAGCGTCAGCGGACACATCTGCGCCTAATTCCTATGGAATGATAGCAACCAACGGTTTCGCGATTAACAATGGCGAGGTAACTGCAAGCGGGAAAACAGGATTGCACACAAACGCAGCAGAAGGCCCCGTCACAGTCTCCGACGGCCGGCTAACGGCAAATGGCTCTTTGGTAGGCATAGCCGGTGCGCTAACCGTCACAGGCGGCACGGTGACTGTCAAAAGTGATACGAAAGCGCTGGACGGAAGCTTGACGACCTCGGGCTATACGGGATGCACCGTAACCGCGGGCGCCAACAAAAACGGAGATGGTGGGGGTACGTATAATGCGTCGAGCCTTGCCAGCTACAAATACATCAAGGTGGAGCCTGCCGCCACACCGCCTGTGATTTTGATTGCCGACCGTACGGCTCTCCAATCAGCCATAGACGGTGCGACAGGCGATTTGAATTTGAAGCTTTCCGACAGTTATAGCGGCACTGGAATGGTCAAGATTCCCGACTCTTGGAACTACAACATCACTATTGACTTAAACGGCAAAACGCTTGACGGTAATTATGATAATGCCATCTTACATGGAGGCGGCGGTGTGTTGTCCATTACCGACGGTAAGGGCGGCGGCATAGTGACAAGTAAAACGACAATTGGGACGATTCGTGCAAATGATGGCAGCAAAGTGAACATTTCCGGCGGAACGGTGAGCACGACAGGTGTTAACGGTTATGCGATTTTTAGTGCTAACGCAATCTTAAATATTTCCGGCGGAACGGTGAGCGCGACAGGTAGTAACGGATATGCGATTTATAGCGCTAACACTTACGCCCAATTGAACATATTGGGCGGCACGATAAGCGCCGTCAACGGCACTGCTATTTACTTCACAAACACTACTATTTCAACTGGAGGAACTGTTGTTATTCAAGGCGGCACTAAAGCAATGGTATTTAAGCCGTTGTTGAGCAAGGACTTGCAGAGTGCGGCAAGCACTAATTATGACGGGAGCAGTTCTGTCGACTACAATTCGGAGGATATCGCAACCTACAAATACTTAAAGTTTGGGCTTGACATCACACCGCCAGCGCTTTCGGCGGGGAGCGTAAACCGCACAAGCGACACAGAGGCTACAATCGGCTTTACCACCGACAAGGCGGGTACGGCGTATTACCTTGTTGTGAACAGCGGCGCGTCCGCTCCAACGAGTGTGGCGGTAAAAGCGGGTACTTCTCTCGGTTTTGTAAGCGGAACAGTGATGGGCAAAAGCGTTACGTTGACGGCGGGGGCGAAAGATATTTATGTGGTGGTGGAGGATTCAGCGGATAATATCAGCACCCCGTTAAAAATTGAGGCGGCGTATGTCGCACCTGACACCACCGCCCCCACGGTTACTTCGGTATCGGCGCCGCCAGAGGGAGACTATTCGAACGGAAATAATTTGCATTTCATGGTAAGTTTTGACGAGAATGTGAATGTAAGCACAGCAGGCGGCACCCCCTATATTCAGCTTACAATCGGGGGAGTAACAAAGCAGGCTGTTTATTTCTCCGGCACCGGTACTCAAAATCTAGTCTTTCGCTATACGGTAAGTGCAGGCGACAGCGGAGCAGTCAGCATTAACTCCCTTGTCCTTGGCGGCGGAAGCCTTCAAGATGAGACGGGAAACAATGCGAATTTGACGCTCAATGACGTAAAAAGCACGGCCGGGATACGGGTAAATCCTCCGGTAGCGCCTACCATCACTAGCCAGCCATCCCCTCAGACGGTGAACGAAGGGCAGTCGGCTACTTTCTCGGTTACGGCGACCGGAACGGGTTTAACCTACCAGTGGCAGGTTAACACCGGCTACGGCTTTATAAACATCTCGAACGGTGGCGTATACAGCGGTGCCGCGACGACAACGCTGACTATCACAGGGGTAACCGCAGGGATGAACGGATATCAATACCGCGCCGTCGTCAGTGGCACTGTATTGCCTGCTGCTACCTCAAATTCAGCCACGCTAACGGTTACGGACACAAGGACGGAGTTGACCTCTGTATTCATCAGCGACACCACGCCCACATTCGGAGATATTCTTTCCGCAACAATCAATCCAAGCACAGCGACCGTCACATACAGCTGGAAAGCGGACGGTTCACAAGTAGGGACCAGTGCGACTTATGAGGTCAAGGCTGCCGACATTGGCAAAACAATCACCCTAACCGTAACAGGAACAGGCGCATATAAAGGCACAGTCACAAGCTCTGTGACCTCTGCGGTTGCTGCAAGGGATTACAGCGTTACGGTGGATTCCACCAAGAGCGTGGTGCAGGGGTCGGGATTATCCGCCCTTCCCACAGCAAACGCAGGAGCGGTAAACGGCACGCTGACATGGTATTCGGACAGCGGATTCACAAAGGCGGTCACTGACCAAAACGTCCGCGCGTTAGTCGTTGACAGTGTCGTCACGGTGTATTGGAGCTTTACCCCAACCACAGCAGGCTATGTTACAACACCCAAGACAGGGGAGTGCGTGGTGACAATCGTCAGCGGCGCGGCGCAAACACTCTCCTTTGCGGAAAGTACAGTCACAAAAACAGTGGGAGATCCCATATTTACAAACGCACTCACCCACAGCGTTGGAACAGGCATGGTAATCTATTCAAGCAGCAATACGAGCGTTGCCACGGTGCATCCCACAACCGGCGAAGTGGCGATTGTCGGTGCGGGAACCACAACCATTACGGCAAATGCGGCAATGGTTCCGGGGGTGTATGCTCCGGGCAGTGCGTCGTTCACCTTGACTGTCAATAATGCACCCATAAAAACCGTGTCTGTCGGCTCACAAAGCGGCACAGCTACTGCTGGAACGGCGGGGAGCTTAGCCTATGCTGTGACGACGGCGAATATCTCAGGCGGAACATACGCCGTAAGCGTGGCAAATCTGCCGACAGGCGTAACCGTCGGCAACAGCGGCAATGTGACAATTTCGGGCAACAGCGGAACGCTGACTTTGACCGTCGCAGATACGGCGGCAGCGGGAACGACCGGCACACTGGTGCTGACGCTTGACGGCGCAACCTCTGCGGCGTTCAGTATCGTAATTGGTGAAACCACACCTAACCTTTCCGCCACCGATGTCACCCTTGACGCCGTTACCGTAGGTTATATGTCGTCCAACTACAAATCTGTCGTCATCACCAACAGCGGCGATTCGCAGGCGACTATTAGCAATGTGACAACTGACCGCCCATCCGTGTTTTCGATACATTCTGGCCAATCCTTTGTTGCTGCCAACGGCAGCATCAACTCATGGCAAATAAGGGCTGCAACGGGTCTTTCGGTGGGCATACATACCGCCACCATCACCGTCACTTATGACAGCGGACGCACCGCAACGGCAACAGTTTCCATCACCGTAAACGCAGTAGGCAACTACACCGTCACCTTCAACCCGAATGGAGGCACGGTCAGTGAAACATCACGCTCGGTTGCACCCGGTACGGCGGTAGGGGCACTCCCGACACCGACACGTTCTGGCAGTTACAGCTTTGACGGCTGGTATACGGCGGCCAGCGGCGGAACTCAAATATCTGCAAGCACAACCGTCAGTGCAAATGTGATCTACTATGCCCATTGGACTTACACCGGCGGCGGTGGCTCTGGAAGCGGCGGCGGAAGCTCCTCAAACGACAACAGCAGTCCTGTCACCGTCACCCCACCCGCACCGGACAAGCCAAATTCCCCTACACAGGGGGAAATCAAGGTTTCCGGCACAGTGGACAGTAAGGGCAATGTCACAGTGAACATTTCCGATAAAACTGTGATCGATGCCTTTGAGAAGGCTCTGGCGGACGCCAAGAAAAACGGCAACGAGCAAAATGGAATCACGGTGATCCTCCGTGTTGATACCGGCAGCAAGACCGGCTCTCATGTTACGGTCAATCTGCCTAAGACCGTGCAGGACACTATCATTAAAAAGAAAATCGTCAACACCATTGTGGTAGTAGATAACCCCGACATCCGAATCGGCATGGATTTGGCTACCGTGCAGGAAATCAACAAGCAGGCAAAATCGGATGTCAACATCACCGCCACCCGTGGGGACAGTAGCAAGCTGACCGGTGATGCGAAAAAAGCCATCGGTAGCCGCCCGGTATTCGACCTCAAGGTGAACTACGGTAACGGCAAGGTAGTTAGCAGCTTCGGCGCAGGCAGCGTATCGGTAACTATCCCATATACCCTGGGCGCAAATGAAAAGGCTGGGAATGTGCAGGCTGTGTATGTAGACAGCAAGGGCAAGGTGCATTGGCTCACAAACTCAGTCTATGACAGTGTGGCACAGGTACTGCGTTTCAGCACCGATCATTTTTCCACCTACGGCATCGGCTATAAACAGGCCAACACGGCATTTACGGACATTGCGGCTCATTGGGCAAAGGAAGATATTGAGTTTGTGGTGAGCCGTGGATTGTTTAGTGGCACTTCCAACACTACCTTCAGCCCGAACACCGCCATGACAAGAGGAATGTTCGTCACAGCGCTGGGACGGCTGGCAAACACCGATGTGAGCGGCTACGCAAAGAGCAGCTTCACCGATGTGAAGAACGATGCTTACTATATGGGCTACATTGAGTGGGCAAGCAAAAATAACATTGTAAACGGGGTTGGCAATGGAAGGTTTGCCCCGGATCAGTCCATCACCCGTGAGCAGATGGCGGTCATTATGAGCAACTATGCCAAGACCATCGGTTATACTCTGCCGAAGGTTCATATCGAAAATATCTTTACAGATAATGCTAAAATCAGCACCTACGCCAAGGAAGCCGTGAAGCAGATGCAAATGGCAGGCGTAATCAGCGGGAAAAACGGCAATCTCTTTGACCCGCAGGGTACAGCCACAAGAGCCGAGGTGTCTGCTGTACTGCGCCGCTTTGTGGAGCTGGCAATTTCCAGCGACACGGCGCAGGGCTGGTCCATGAACGATTCCGGTAAATGGATGTACTTCAAGGATGGCAAACCCCTCACCGGCAAGCAGGACATCGACGGGGCGACCTATACCTTTGACCAGTACGGAGTGACAGCGGATGTTCCGAAAAATCTGCGGTACACCACCTACACCGTGCAAAAGGGCGACAGCTTCTGGAGCATCTCCCGCAAGCTGGGCTGCCCCATGAGCGAGCTGGAACGACTGAACAACAAGAGCCGGTTTTTTCTCATCCTCCCCGGCGATGTACTCAGAGTACCAGAGAAGTAA
- a CDS encoding helix-turn-helix domain-containing protein yields the protein MDYITVREAAEKWGVSTRSITYHLVDGRISGAVKKGNLWLIPISAEKPTDLRRGKKKCGHSLSSAR from the coding sequence ATGGATTACATAACGGTCAGAGAAGCGGCAGAAAAGTGGGGTGTTTCTACCCGCTCTATTACTTATCATCTTGTGGATGGGCGAATCTCGGGTGCTGTGAAAAAGGGAAACCTCTGGCTTATTCCCATATCCGCCGAAAAGCCTACGGATTTGCGCAGGGGAAAGAAAAAGTGTGGACATTCGCTGTCTTCTGCAAGATAA
- a CDS encoding response regulator transcription factor gives MSAKQILLVEDNEQIMQGNERLLKRRGYEVVTALTLSDARKAVGAQMPDLFVLDIMLPDGSGLDFMQELRQYSQTPVLLLTGLTTSEDIVRGLTAGGDDYLPKPYDFGVLLARVEALLRRAQQVPERIQKGRLCLDVTADVATLDGADLLLTQKEFVLLLIFVQNEKRFIHSEYLYEKAWKQPMAGDSQALKKTVYRLREKIEGSGWHIDWSRGEGYCFEKE, from the coding sequence ATGAGCGCAAAACAGATTTTACTGGTGGAGGACAATGAGCAGATCATGCAGGGTAATGAGCGTCTGCTGAAACGGCGGGGCTATGAGGTTGTCACGGCGCTGACCCTTTCGGATGCCCGCAAAGCGGTGGGAGCACAGATGCCCGACCTCTTTGTTCTGGACATTATGCTGCCCGACGGCAGCGGGCTGGACTTTATGCAGGAGCTGCGGCAGTATTCGCAGACGCCGGTTCTTCTGCTGACCGGGCTGACCACATCGGAGGATATTGTGCGGGGTCTCACAGCGGGAGGTGACGACTATCTCCCCAAGCCTTATGACTTCGGGGTGCTGCTGGCCAGAGTGGAAGCCCTGCTGCGCCGTGCGCAGCAGGTGCCGGAGCGCATTCAAAAGGGGCGGCTCTGCCTTGATGTGACGGCTGATGTGGCAACCCTTGACGGCGCAGACCTGCTGCTGACCCAAAAGGAATTTGTCCTGCTGCTGATCTTTGTGCAGAATGAGAAGCGTTTTATCCATTCGGAATATCTGTATGAAAAGGCATGGAAACAGCCCATGGCGGGCGATAGTCAGGCACTTAAAAAGACCGTTTACCGCCTGCGGGAAAAAATCGAGGGCAGCGGATGGCACATTGACTGGTCCCGTGGCGAGGGGTACTGTTTCGAGAAGGAATAG
- a CDS encoding sensor histidine kinase — MTGENMKNRLTQFISIYFGPALDFRVRLFNVLAMGGTVISLAMALVGIAAGAGLGNIAVNFISAALSYALLCYSQRTGRYQLCYLITIAAIFLCLFPVMFFTAGGYHSGMPSFFVFAVAFTILMLEGKKAIVMSLIEMTLYLAICLIAFHYPQMVKGWDSEGDLLMDIIVGFVSVSAVLGTMLYLHFRLYNEQQKKLDEQNHILERTSRAKTEFLSNTSHEMRTPLTVISVNIQTVAEILEDMGEAVQDGEAMELLQNAQQEIMRLARMVGGTLTLAAMSENTDKQAVNLSTLLRSSTEMFSLHLQKRGNILNTDIAGGLNVFGNADLLAQVAANLLQNAGAHTQQGDVTLKAEKSGHEVRVTVTDTGAGISAELLPRVFERGVSTGGTGFGLYLCKTVVESHGGRIWIESTPGNGTAVTFALPTYEGQFGGERV; from the coding sequence ATGACAGGTGAGAATATGAAAAATCGACTGACACAATTTATCAGCATATATTTTGGTCCTGCTCTTGACTTTCGGGTGCGGCTGTTCAATGTGCTGGCCATGGGCGGCACGGTCATCAGTCTGGCGATGGCACTGGTTGGAATTGCGGCAGGGGCCGGACTTGGGAATATTGCGGTGAACTTCATTTCAGCCGCTCTATCCTATGCCCTGCTTTGCTATTCCCAGCGTACTGGTAGATACCAGTTGTGTTACCTCATCACCATTGCCGCCATTTTTCTGTGTCTTTTCCCGGTCATGTTCTTCACAGCGGGCGGATACCACAGCGGGATGCCCAGCTTTTTCGTATTCGCCGTAGCCTTCACCATCCTAATGTTGGAGGGGAAAAAGGCCATTGTCATGTCCCTTATAGAAATGACACTATATCTTGCCATCTGCCTGATTGCCTTTCACTATCCCCAGATGGTTAAGGGATGGGATTCCGAGGGTGATCTGCTCATGGATATCATCGTGGGCTTTGTATCAGTCAGCGCTGTGCTTGGCACAATGCTCTATCTCCACTTTAGGCTCTATAACGAACAGCAGAAAAAGCTGGACGAGCAGAACCATATCCTTGAGAGAACCAGCCGTGCAAAAACAGAATTTCTATCCAACACCTCCCACGAAATGCGCACGCCCCTCACCGTCATCTCGGTCAATATACAGACGGTGGCGGAAATTTTAGAGGACATGGGCGAAGCGGTGCAGGATGGGGAAGCGATGGAGCTGCTCCAGAACGCCCAGCAGGAGATCATGCGGCTGGCCCGTATGGTAGGCGGGACGCTGACCCTGGCCGCCATGAGCGAAAACACCGACAAGCAGGCGGTGAACCTCTCCACTCTCCTGCGCAGCAGTACGGAGATGTTTTCCCTGCATCTGCAAAAGCGGGGCAATATCCTGAATACGGACATTGCCGGGGGATTGAACGTATTCGGCAATGCGGATCTGTTGGCACAGGTGGCGGCAAACCTCCTGCAAAACGCAGGGGCCCATACCCAGCAGGGCGATGTTACGCTAAAAGCGGAGAAATCAGGGCATGAGGTGCGTGTTACGGTAACGGACACCGGCGCGGGCATTTCCGCAGAGCTGCTGCCCCGTGTGTTTGAGCGGGGCGTTTCCACCGGAGGCACGGGCTTCGGCCTGTACCTGTGCAAAACCGTTGTGGAATCCCACGGCGGCCGGATTTGGATTGAGAGCACGCCGGGAAACGGCACGGCGGTAACCTTTGCCCTTCCCACCTATGAAGGGCAGTTTGGAGGGGAACGGGTATGA
- a CDS encoding sigma factor-like helix-turn-helix DNA-binding protein, with amino-acid sequence MKNYKDSDYALNKFSDGIVYRFADRIVEITLEDYLAENPGKTAQDFLELKDLSDEIYHEQVTHENRTSRLDVSINGLEETEQLAAPPLDLDLIHKNDTQKAKEAARRLLDSGELTEIQRRRFILHFVEGLSYRQIAHREGVHFTSVHGSIEAATAKLQKFFERN; translated from the coding sequence TTGAAAAATTATAAAGACAGTGATTATGCCTTAAATAAATTTAGCGATGGCATTGTCTACCGTTTCGCAGATCGCATTGTAGAAATCACGCTGGAGGATTACCTTGCGGAGAACCCCGGCAAGACGGCACAGGACTTTTTGGAGCTGAAAGACTTGTCGGATGAAATCTATCATGAGCAAGTCACACATGAAAATCGGACAAGCCGCTTGGATGTGAGCATCAACGGGCTGGAGGAAACAGAGCAGCTTGCCGCACCACCCCTTGATTTGGACTTGATACATAAAAACGATACCCAAAAAGCCAAGGAAGCCGCAAGGCGGCTGCTGGACAGTGGAGAATTGACCGAAATCCAGCGGCGCCGGTTTATTCTGCATTTCGTAGAGGGCTTATCCTACCGGCAGATTGCCCATCGTGAAGGAGTACATTTCACCTCTGTCCACGGAAGCATAGAGGCAGCTACGGCAAAGCTACAAAAGTTTTTTGAAAGAAATTAA